Genomic window (Caldinitratiruptor microaerophilus):
TCCTCCTTGCGGGTGCCGGAGCGCTTGATGTCGATGGCCGGGAAGAGCCGGCGCTCGGCGAGCTTGCGGTCCAGGTGCACCTCCATGTTGCCGGTGCCCTTGAACTCCTCGTACACCACGTCGTCGAGCCGGCTGCCGGTGTCCACCAGCGCCGTCGCCAGGATGGTCAGGCTGCCGCCTTCCTCCAGAGCCCGGGCCGCCCCGAAGAACCGCTTGGGCCGGTGGAAGGCGGTCGGGTCCATGCCGCCGGAGAGCGTGCGCCCGCTCGGGGGCAGGACCAGGTTGTAGGCGCGCGCAAGGCGCGTGATGCTGTCGAGAAGGATGACCACGTCCTTCTTCTGCTCCACGAGGCGCTTGGCGCGCTCCAGCACCAGTTCGGCCACCCGGGTGTGCATCTCGGGGTGCTCGTCGAAGGTGGAGCTGACCACCTCCCCCTTCACCGAGCGCTGCATGTCGGTGACCTCTTCCGGCCGCTCGTCGATGAGCAGGACCATGAGGTGCACGTCCGGGTGGTTGCGCGTGATGGCGCTGGCGATCTGCTTGAGCAGGATGGTCTTGCCGGCCTTGGGCGGGGACACGATGAGCCCACGCTGGCCCAGGCCGATGGGGGCGAAGAGGTCCAGGATCCGCGTCGAGACCTCGGTGGGGCCGCCCTCCAGGCGTAGCCGCCGGCGCGGGAAGACCGGGGTCAGGTTGTCGAAGGGGACCCGCTCGCAGCAGCTTTCCGGCGGCGCGCCGTTCACGCTCTCGACCCGCAGGAGGGCGTAGTTCCGCTCCCCCTCCCGGGGGAGGCGGGCCGTGCCGGAGACGAGGTCGCCGGTGCGCAGATCGAAGCGCCGGATCTGGGAGGGGGAGACGTAGATGTCCTCGGAGCTCGGCAAGTAACCCAGCGGGCGCAGGAAGCCGTACCCCTCGGCCAGGATCTCCAGGGTGCCCTCGACGAAGGCCAGGCCTTCCCGCTGCGCGCGGGCCTTCATGATCTCCCAGATGAGCTCCCGCTTCCGGAGCGTGTGGGACCGGGCGATCGACAGCCCGCGGGCCACGTTCTGGAGCTCCTCGAGCGGCATGGCCGCCAGTTCGGACATGCTCAAGGACCGGTCACCTCTCGAAGGAGTGGCGGCTCTGGAGGCGCCGCCCTACTCTTCGAGATTGGCCAGCCGGGCTGCTGCGTATCCGCCCTTCACTCCGCCGGCCGCACGGCCCCCCGCGCGTACACGGGCTTGCGGTCCAGCCGGTGGACCGCCTCGATGAAGCGGATCGTGCCCGTCCGCGACCGCATGACCACGGAGTGCGTCCGGGCCCGGAGCCCCTCGCCGTAGTAGCGCACGCCCCGCAGCAGGTCGCCGTCCGTGATGCCGGTGGCGGCGAAGATCACGTCGTCGCCCCTCACGAGGTCGTTCAGGGTCAGGACCCGCGTCGGGTCGTCGAGCCCCATCTGCCGGACCCGTTCCCACTCCTCCTCGTTGGAAGGGACCAGGCGGGCCTGCATGTCGCCGCCCATCGCCTTGACCGCCGCGGCCGCCAGCACGCCCTCGGGCGCGCCGCCGATGCCCAGCAGCATGTCGACGCCGGTGTTCTCGATGCAGGCCGCCACCGCCGGCGCCACGTCGCCGTCCGAGATGAGCTTGATCCGCGCGCCCGCCTCCCGGACCTCCTGGATGATCTTCCGGTGCCGGTCGCGGTCGAGGATCACCACGGTGAGGTCCGACACGTCCATGCCCTTGGCCCGGGCCACCCACTTGAGGTTCGCGGACACCGAGGCCGTGATGTCGATGCACCCGGCCGCCTGCGGGCCCACGGCGATCTTCTCCATGTACATGTCCGGCGCATGCAGGAGCTGGCCCCGGGGCGCGGCCGCCACCACGGCGATCGATCCGTTCAGGCCCTTCGCCACCAGGTTCGTGCCCTCCACGGGGTCGACCGCGACGTCGAGTTCGACCCCGCCCGCCCCCACGTGCTCCCCGATGTAGAGCATCGGGGCCTCGTCCATCTCGCCCTCGCCGATGACGACCACGCCGCTGATGGAGACGGTGTCGAAGGCCGCCCGCATGGCGTCGACCGCCAGCTGGTCGGCCCGGTTCTTGTCCCCGCGCCCCATCCAGCGGGCACAGGCGATGGCCGCCGCCTCGGTCACCCGCACGAACTCCAGGGCCAGCTCCCGCTCCACGTGGCCTCGCCCCCCGGGGGAGTTTACCGGTTCCACTTCATTTTAGCACCGGTCGCACCCGGGGGAGCGCCCCCTGCGGCGAAAGCAGACAGCCGGTGCCCTGCCGGCCTGACCGGCAGGGCACCGGCTTGCGGCTTGTACGACCCCTCCCGGGGGGAACGGTCAGGTCCGGGCGGGAGCCGCGCCCCCGGCGACGGCCTCGCGGGCCGCCTCCCAGTCCTTCAGGAACCGCTCGAGGCCCTTGTCGGTGAGCGGGTGCTGGAGCGCCGCCTGCAACACCTTGTACGGGCTGGTGGCGATGTGGGCACCCGCCCGGGCGGCCTCCACCAGGTGCATGGGGTGGCGGATCGAGGCGGCGATGACCTCGGTCGCGATCCCGTGCTTCCGGAAGATCTCCACCGTGTCGCGGACCACCTGCACGCCGTCGTGGCCCACGTCGTCCAGCCGCCCCACGAAGGGGCTCACGAACGCGGCCCCGGCCCGGGCGGCCAGGAGGGCCTGATTCGGGTTGAAGACGAGGGTGACGTTCGTCCGGATGCCGCGGCGGGCCAGTTCGTGGGTGGCCTTGAGCCCCTCGGCCGTCACCGGCACCTTGATCACGATGTTCGGGTGGATGGCCGCCAGGGGCAGGGCCTCCTCGACCATCTCCGCCGCGCGGGTGCTCACGACCTCGGCGCTGACGGGGCCGTCCACGATCGACACGATCTCCCGCAGCACCGAGCGGAAGTCCCGGCCCTCCCGGGCGACCAGCGAGGGGTTCGTCGTCACCCCGGCCAGCACGCCCCAGGAGGCGACCTCCCGGATCTCGTCCACGTTGGCGGTGTCGATGAAGAGCTTCACCCGGACCCTTCACTCCCTTCGTTCGGCCCCGCCCGGCCCCGGCGCCTCAGGGGCGCCCGTCGCCCGGGCGGGAGCTCGGCGCCCCCACCTCCAGCCGGCGGGCGCGGCGCGCCCGGGACACGTCGGCCTCGGTGGCGGCGCCCAGGCTGCGGCGGGAGCCGCAACGGGGACAGACCAGGTCGAGGCGGTCAGGCTGCAGCTCGTAGTCGATGTGGGCGTTGCCGCACCGGCACCGCAGCCGCCCCGCCTCGTCGAGTTCGTGCACGGCGGCGAGGACCTCGTACATGACCTCGGGGTTGACGAAGTAGTCGCCGAGCACGCCCGGGTCGACGGAGCCGTACGCCGGGGCCGGATCGGCGAACTCCCTGGCGAGCTCCGGCGAGCCCACCGTCCCCAGGTGCAGCCCGGTC
Coding sequences:
- the rho gene encoding transcription termination factor Rho produces the protein MSELAAMPLEELQNVARGLSIARSHTLRKRELIWEIMKARAQREGLAFVEGTLEILAEGYGFLRPLGYLPSSEDIYVSPSQIRRFDLRTGDLVSGTARLPREGERNYALLRVESVNGAPPESCCERVPFDNLTPVFPRRRLRLEGGPTEVSTRILDLFAPIGLGQRGLIVSPPKAGKTILLKQIASAITRNHPDVHLMVLLIDERPEEVTDMQRSVKGEVVSSTFDEHPEMHTRVAELVLERAKRLVEQKKDVVILLDSITRLARAYNLVLPPSGRTLSGGMDPTAFHRPKRFFGAARALEEGGSLTILATALVDTGSRLDDVVYEEFKGTGNMEVHLDRKLAERRLFPAIDIKRSGTRKEELLLEPDELEVMWQLRRALAPLGNVEAAEWLLTRMSKTRDNREFLQVTGAELQ
- the glpX gene encoding class II fructose-bisphosphatase, translated to MERELALEFVRVTEAAAIACARWMGRGDKNRADQLAVDAMRAAFDTVSISGVVVIGEGEMDEAPMLYIGEHVGAGGVELDVAVDPVEGTNLVAKGLNGSIAVVAAAPRGQLLHAPDMYMEKIAVGPQAAGCIDITASVSANLKWVARAKGMDVSDLTVVILDRDRHRKIIQEVREAGARIKLISDGDVAPAVAACIENTGVDMLLGIGGAPEGVLAAAAVKAMGGDMQARLVPSNEEEWERVRQMGLDDPTRVLTLNDLVRGDDVIFAATGITDGDLLRGVRYYGEGLRARTHSVVMRSRTGTIRFIEAVHRLDRKPVYARGAVRPAE
- the fsa gene encoding fructose-6-phosphate aldolase; the protein is MKLFIDTANVDEIREVASWGVLAGVTTNPSLVAREGRDFRSVLREIVSIVDGPVSAEVVSTRAAEMVEEALPLAAIHPNIVIKVPVTAEGLKATHELARRGIRTNVTLVFNPNQALLAARAGAAFVSPFVGRLDDVGHDGVQVVRDTVEIFRKHGIATEVIAASIRHPMHLVEAARAGAHIATSPYKVLQAALQHPLTDKGLERFLKDWEAAREAVAGGAAPART